The following is a genomic window from Nitrospiria bacterium.
CGTGAGCAGGGGCTGCACGAGATGGCGGTGAAGTTTCGCGAATCGGGCGGGGAGATCTACGTCGCGGCCGGCGCCAGTACCGAGAATGGCGCCGGCGCCGGGAGCGCTCGCGCGGGCGGCTGAGATGCGCGTGACCGTCATCGGCGCGGGGGTTGCGGGACTTGCCTGCGCGGTCGAGCTCGCCGAGCGCGGCGCGCAGGTCGAGGTCCTCGAGCGTGCGGAGCGACTGG
Proteins encoded in this region:
- a CDS encoding FAD-dependent oxidoreductase, which gives rise to MRVTVIGAGVAGLACAVELAERGAQVEVLERAERL